A genome region from Solanum pennellii chromosome 12, SPENNV200 includes the following:
- the LOC107006713 gene encoding secoisolariciresinol dehydrogenase-like, protein MAHSSFQSPISKKLEGKVAIIIGGASGIGAATARLFVQHGAKVIIADIQDDLGKSLVKDIGTEQTIIYAHCNVSIESDVKNVVDATVAKFGKLDIMCSNAGVLGKPITSILEVDHDIIKSVFDVNVVGAFFCAKHAARVMIPYKKGVILFTTSASTVVFGTGVPHTYVSSKSAVLGFSTNVGVELGKYGIRVNCISPYCVSTPLVVNGFGIEKQKVDKWSKKAGNLKGALLDEQDVANAMLYLTSDDSKCVTGHNLILDGGFSTTNVALTEAYKKLFPSND, encoded by the exons ATGGCCCACTCTTCTTTTCAATCCCCAATATCCAAAAA GTTAGAAGGCAAGGTAGCAATTATCATAGGTGGAGCTAGTGGCATAGGAGCAGCTACAGCTAGACTTTTTGTTCAACATGGTGCAAAAGTAATAATTGCAGATATTCAAGACGATCTTGGAAAATCATTAGTAAAAGATATTGGCACAGAGCAAACAATTATCTATGCCCATTGTAATGTCTCGATTGAATCTGACGTTAAAAATGTTGTTGATGCAACAGTTGCCAAATTTGGTAAGCTTGACATAATGTGCAGTAACGCTGGTGTATTAGGTAAGCCAATTACAAGCATTCTAGAAGTAGATCACGATATAATTAAGAGCGTTTTTGATGTAAATGTTGTTGGTGCATTCTTTTGTGCAAAACACGCTGCTAGAGTAATGATTCCATATAAGAAAGGTGTCATTCTTTTCACGACAAGTGCTTCTACCGTGGTCTTTGGTACTGGTGTCCCGCACACCTATGTATCCTCAAAAAGTGCAGTTTTAGGGTTCTCAACGAATGTTGGGGTCGAATTAGGAAAATATGGAATAAGAGTTAATTGTATTTCTCCTTATTGCGTTAGCACACCATTAGTAGTAAATGGATTTGGAATAGAGAAACAAAAGGTAGACAAATGGTCTAAAAAAGCAGGAAATTTAAAAGGAGCTTTATTGGATGAACAAGATGTAGCAAATGCAATGTTATACTTGACAAGTGATGATTCAAAATGTGTGACTGGACATAATCTCATACTTGATGGTGGATTTAGTACCACAAATGTGGCTTTAACTGAGGCCTATAAGAAGTTATTTCCATCAAATGATTGA
- the LOC107005734 gene encoding secoisolariciresinol dehydrogenase-like has translation MTTSSFQSQIGKKLEGKVAFISGGASGIGAATTRLFVQHGAKVTIADIQDDLGNSLVQEIGTEHVMFVHCNVAIESDVQNAVDAAIAKFGKLDIMFSNAGVLGKVFSSILDVDYATIKDVLDVNVIGAFFCAKHAARVMIPNKKGVILFTASASTVVYGTGISHTSTSSKGAVLSLSKNVGIELGKYGIRVNCISPYCISTPLMLNGFGIDKIKADKWFEEAGNLKGVLLDEQDVANGVLYLASDDSKYVSGHNLILDGGFSTTNVALTETYKKLFP, from the exons ATGACCACTTCTTCTTTTCAATCCCAAATAGGCAAAaa GCTAGAAGGTAAGGTAGCATTTATAAGTGGTGGAGCTAGTGGTATAGGAGCAGCCACAACTAGACTTTTTGTTCAACATGGTGCAAAAGTTACAATAGCAGATATTCAAGACGATCTAGGAAATTCCTTAGTACAAGAAATTGGCACAGAACACGTAATGTTCGTACATTGTAATGTTGCGATTGAATCTGACGTTCAAAATGCAGTAGATGCAGCAATTGCTAAATTTGGTAAGCTAGACATAATGTTTAGTAACGCTGGTGTATTAGGTAAAGTATTTTCAAGCATTCTAGATGTCGATTATGCTACAATTAAGGATGTGTTagatgtaaatgttattggGGCATTCTTCTGTGCGAAACATGCTGCTAGGGTGATGATTCCAAATAAAAAAGGTGTCATTCTTTTCACGGCAAGTGCTTCCACCGTGGTATATGGTACTGGTATCTCGCACACCTCTACGTCCTCAAAAGGTGCAGTTTTAAGCCTCTCAAAGAATGTTGGAATCGAATTAGGAAAATATGGAATAAGAGTTAATTGCATTTCTCCTTATTGCATTAGCACACCTTTAATGCTAAATGGATTTGGAATAGATAAAATAAAGGCAGACAAATGGTTTGAAGAAGCAGGAAATTTGAAAGGAGTTTTATTGGATGAACAAGATGTAGCAAATGGAGTGTTGTACTTGGCAAGTGATGATTCTAAATATGTGAGTGGACATAATCTCATACTTGATGGTGGATTTAGTACAACAAATGTGGCTTTAACAGAGACCTATAAAAAGTTGTTTCCATGA